In Zonotrichia leucophrys gambelii isolate GWCS_2022_RI unplaced genomic scaffold, RI_Zleu_2.0 Scaffold_398_46478, whole genome shotgun sequence, the following proteins share a genomic window:
- the LOC135441647 gene encoding serine/threonine-protein kinase PAK 3-like: MDVKRKNKEDMGRIKEENLHQYRSHQQNQVRVLTSHRAACEEFQPMSGNEGPQVWSEAQEQCPPEMLQVQHIMGSDPAAAAASSQGSLSVEPGSSSSGSYFISLKEETEEKHLEMLERMVNQENPIVIYTEMEHIGSGGFGQVVRALNNATGGEVAIKKIHLQGLRTKELTVNEIMIMKKCRSPSVVNYLDSYLLGEELWLVMEYMDGGALSDVIHKTFLSEDHIAAISRECLQGLDFLHSNNVIHRDVKSDNILLRTDGSVKLSQ, translated from the exons ATGGACGTGAAGAGAAAGAACAAGGAAGACATGGGAAGAATTAAAGAGGAGAATCTCCATCAGTACAGGAGCCATCAACAAAACCAG GTGCGAGTGTTGACATCTCACCGGGCAGCCTGCGAAGAATTCCAGCCAATGTCTGGCAATGAAGGACCCCAAGTTTGGAGTgaggcacaggagcagtgccCACCAGAAATGCTCCAGGTCCAGCACATCATGGGCTCTGATCCTGCTGCCGCAGCAGCATCATCCCAAGGAAGCCTTTCTGTCGAACCTGGGAGCTCAAGCTCGGGCAGTTACTTCATCTCCCTgaaagaggagactgaggagaaGCACCTGGAGATGCTGG AGAGAATGGTGAACCAGGAAAATCCCATTGTGATATACACCGAAATGGAACACATTGGCAGCGG gGGTTTTGGACAAGTGGTCAGAGCACTCAACAATGCCACAGGAGGAGAG GTGGCCataaagaaaatacatcttCAAGGACTGAGAACGAAGGAACTAACTGTTAATGAAATCATGATCATGAAGAAGTGTAGGAGTCCCAGTGTTGTGAATTATTTAGACAG ctACCTTCTGGGTGAGGAACTCTGGCTGGTCATGGAGTACATGGATGGAGGCGCCCTGAGTGATGTCATCCACAAGACCTTCCTGTCTGAAGACCACATTGCAGCCATCAGTCGGGAG TGCCTGCAAGGACTGGATTTTCTTCATTCAAACAATGTGATCCATCGAGATGTGAAGAGTGACAACATCCTTCTCAGAACCGACGGCTCTGTCAAGCTGAGTCAGTAG